A region of the Sodalis ligni genome:
GGTGCATGTGGCGTTCCAATGTTCTTTCGCCTGTATCACCGTGGGTCTGATCGTCGGCGCGCTGGCGGAACGCATCCGTTTCTCCGCCGTTCTGATTTTTGTGGTTATCTGGCTGACATTCTCTTATGTGCCGATGGCGCATATGGTGTGGGCGGGCGGTTATTTGGCGTCCATGGGCGCGCTGGACTTCGCCGGCGGTACGGTGGTACACATCAACGCCGCCAGTGCAGGTCTGATCGGCGCTTATATGCTGGGCAAACGCGCAGGCTTTGGTAAAGAATCATTTAAACCGCATAACCTGCCGATGGTATTCACCGGTACCGCCATTCTTTATGTCGGCTGGTTTGGCTTCAACGCCGGTTCCGCCAGCGCCGCCAATGAAATCGCCGGACTGGCGTTTATCAATACGGTCATGGCTACCGCCGGCGCCATTCTTTCCTGGGTGTTCGTCGAGTGGATGATTCGCGGCAAGCCTTCTTTGCTGGGCGCCTGTTCCGGTTGTATCGCCGGTTTGGTTGCCATTACTCCGGCGGCCGGCTTCGTCGGTGTCGGCGGTGCGCTGGTCATTGGCTTGGTGGGCGGTGTCGCCGGTCTGTGGGGTGTGGTTGCCCTGAAGAAATGGCTGCGTGTGGATGACGTTTGCGATGTGTTCGGTGTGCACGGCGTTTGCGGTATCTGCGGCTGTCTGCTGACCGGTGTCTTCACTTCCGCTTCACTGGGCGGCGTCGGTTATGCGCAGGGCGTGACCATGGGTCATCAACTGTGGGTACAGCTTTATAGCGTGATCGTTTGTTTGATATGGTCCGGCGTGGTTGCCTTTGTCGGCTTCAAGATTGCTGATATCGCGGTGGGTCTGCGGGTTTCCGAAGAACAGGAACGCGAAGGTCTGGATGTCAACAGCCATGGCGAAAGTGCTTACAACGAATAACTTATGCAGGATTGGCCGGTAAAAGTTTACCGGCACATCACTGAACCGGGGCGTCTAGATGACGCCCCGTTTTTTTTGCGGACAGATTCGCCTCCATTTTCGCGGTCTCCCTTAACACGTTCGCTGCGCGTTCGACGATCGCGGGCCTACCGCGCTGTGGGGCGCTCCGGCGGGCGGGAAAACCACGCCCGCTTCGACCCCATCAGCACGGTCTCCCTTTAACACCTTCGCTGCACGTTCGACGATCGCGGGCCTACCGCGCTGTGGGGCTCCGGCGGGCGGTTAAACCACGCCCGCTTCGACCCCATCAGCACGGTCTCCCTTTAACACGTTCGCTGCGCGTTCGACGATCGCGGACCTACCGCGCTGTGGGGTGCTTTTCCGCCGGTTGGATTAACCTGGTTCATTGGTGCGGCGCATGACGCCTTCCTGGGTTGCCGATGCGATAAGCCTCCCGTCGCGGCTGTAGAATTGCCCGCGCACGTAACCGCGCGCTCCCGAGGCGGAGGGACTTTGTATGGCATATAACAGCCAGTCCTCGAGATTGAACGGCCGATGAAACCATATGGAGTGATCAATGGTGGCGATGTTCATGCCCGGTTCGAGAAAGCCCACGCCGTGGGGTTGGAGGGCGGTAGGCAGGAAATTGAAATCGGATATATAACCCAGTAAATACTGGTGGCTATTGATATCTGCCGGCATGGCGCCGTTGGCGCGCAGCCAGATATAGCGCTCGGGTTTTTCCGGTCGGCCCTTGGCGGGGTTATGAAATAGAACCGGGCGGACTTCGAAGGGTTGCTCTCCGGATAATCTTTCCCGCAGCAGCGGCGGCAGATTCCCCCCCAGGCGGGCCATAATTTCCTGCTCCGATGTTAATCCTTCGGGAGACGCCACCTGCGGCATGGTGTCTTGATGCTCAAATCCCTCTTCGGGATATTGGAAAGATGCGGTCATGGAAAAGAGGGTTTGGCCCCGTTGTATGGCGTCTACCCGGCGGGCGCTGAAATTATTGCCGTCGCGCAGGTTGGTAACCTGGTACATGATAGGTTCATTGCTGTCTCCGGGACGCAGGAAATAACAATGGCAAGAATGCAGAATGCGTCCGTCCGGCGCTGTTTGCCGGGCGGCAAACAGCGCCTGGCCGACCACCTGGCCGCCAAAAACACGCTTTAGCCCTAAGTCTTCGCTTTGGCCGAGAAAGCGCCCTTCTTCAATTTTTTCCAACGTCATCAGCGCCAATAGCTGATCAAGTGTGTGGCTCATGGGCGAATACCGTTAAAATTCAAATGGATTAAGGATAATGCTCTGGACACCGACTCCACCATTCACCAGGCGTCCGCCGCATCCCCTGAGCGGGATTGACCCCAATGAGTTTACCCGCGAATGCGTCCGGCAGGAAAATATCAGGATCCTGTGCCATTATTAAAGCATTAGGTGGTATTAACCACTACGAATTCACCGCCGTTGACGAGTGGTGAAATGATGAACTGATAATAAGAAGGAGAGGTAAATCATGAAACTCTGGCAAACAATCGGCGGTGTCGTTTTATTGGCAGCGCTCGGCGGCTGTACTCACGGGAATAGAGAACATCAGGTGGCGACTCCCGCGTTTAAAACCCCCGGCACGGCGGAGGGGGCGGATGCCATAAGACAGCCAGCGGTGACAGGTACCGTATGGATTAGGCAACGTTTGGCATTGCCGCCTGATGCGGTGTTAACCGTGACCCTGTCAGATGCAAGTTTGTCCGATGTCCCTTCCACCGTCATATCGCAGCGTGTGATACGCACCGAAGGCAAACAGGCGCCGTTCAGCTTCGTGCTGCCCTATAATCCCACCGAAATCCAGCCCAACGCGCGCATTCTGCTGAGCGCGGCCATTACCGTCAACGGACGTGTGGCGCTGATGACCGAGCAGGTAAAACCTGTGATTAACAATGGCGGCACCAAGCAGGATTTGGTTCTCGTCCCCGCAACGTCAATACCTTTGGCAAGCCGGCCCATAGTCCCCTCGACAGTGCCCGCCACGTCGCCGACGCAGGTTACGCCTTCAAGCAGCATACCGGCGCCTAATCAACTTTAAACCGGTTTGTCCCGCAGGTCTGTGGGACACGACTGCCGGCTGATAAGGCCCGACGCCTGTCGACTTACCACTGCCAGCGGTAACGTTCAAGACTGACGGTACCCTGATTATTGATTTCTATTCCTTCGGCTTCCAGCGCCGCTTTTTGGCGGCGGAAGCCTTCTCCGGGCAGCGAAATACCGCCATGTCTATTGAGCACACGGTGCCAGGGCAGGGCTGTTCCTTCTGGCAGGCGGCTCAGGATACCGCCAACCTGCCTGGCGGCGCGTGGCGAGCCGGCCAGCAGGGCTACCTCGCCATAGGTGGTAATGCTGCCGGCCGGAATGGCGGCAATAATCTGGAAGACGCGCTGACGAAAGGAATCTGTTGGTTCATCCATATACGCTGCAGCCAAAGCTAAAATAGAGCGGTCCATGTTGGCACAAAAGGCGCCGGCGTGGAAGGCGCACTGGTCGGACGTCGGTATCCGGAGAATTCGGCGAAGAAAGCAGCGCTTAAATGCTATCGGCTTGCAATTGATGGGGGCATCATCGATAATGCCCCGCGCCTTAGAAATTAAGGCCGTCAATGGAGGCTCTGTTGGTGCTCCCGCAACATTAACTTGTGAACTCGGTCAGGTCCGGAAGGAAGCAGCCGTAGCAAGCGTCGTGTGTGCCGGGATGTCGCTGGCAGAGCCTCCACCCATTTGAATCCGCTTTGACTGATTATTCGCTGTGAAACAATATGGCGACTTATTCCTGTGATCATCTCGTAAAGAGGTCGACGCTAAACAAGAATGTAATCTGCATGTTTATAGCATCCTAATACATTTTATCCCGGAAAGTGCCTGGATGATTCCTGGTGTCTATTGATATTAATGAATTATCACAAAGTTCGAACGTGGCGACAAAGTCTTAGTCTGTACATTATCGCCCCATTCCTTATTACTCTCGGGCGAAATAGGATGTTTTGGATATATTGACTCTTGAATTTTTTTCGGCGGATATTCCTTCCGCCAAACGCGCATTAAAATTAACCACTGGCAAATCCCGTTTGTACCATGCTTGCTGCTGGGAAAGATTTGAACGATGTTACTTTTAGGCGAGCGTCCTTTGAACTAGGGATGTGAAACGGGTTTTCATATAGATTAGCAGCGATTCAAACCACAAAAACAACACTTTTATAAGGTTGATGATGTATGCACGATGACCATTTATATAGATGAGGATATATAATAATGTTAATACTTAGTAGCAAATGGTAGGCATTTATCGAACATACTTCCAGACAGATACCGGAACTTTATCATAGAGCTTATCCATCGTCAGCTCAGCCAGGCGATGGTCCGCTGCGGAGTTGAATATCTCAAGCTCATCGTCGGACAGTTCGTATTTGTTCTTTTCAATCACGCGTTCCAATGTCTCAAGGGTTCTGCATTTGCGTAGACGCATTAAATAGTCGATTTTTTCATGATGGCCTTAGATGTTGAGTAGAATGTTAAAATATCATTTACTATTTCAAGAAATACAAAGCTCAGTCTCTGAGAATGTTCCGAATAAGCGGGAGCGGCTGGTACGCCATCTCTGAACATCCAAGTTGTTGATACCGCTGCTGCTGAATAGCGTAAACGTATCGTCCAGGAAAGATTCAACATGATCGGTGAGATCGCTTTCATTATGGTATTTAAGCTTGAAGCTCACCATATAAGAAGCAATATGATCAATTAATTCATTCATCTGCAGATTTATGGCGGAAGCGGGATCATTAACCCACCCATGGTAACTATCACCGAGGCTTGCAATGCCTTCATCATAAAGAGTAGCACAAAGGAATTTTAGTTGCGCAATATCATGTCTTTTGGGTGAATACTCGTCCATATCAGCCCTCCTACCTTCGACAAATTACCGTCATCTTTAAAATCGACCGAGATTGAGCTGCTTCTTATCCGTGCCGATACTTGCGCTCTATTTAAAGATAGAAGATTTGAGCAGTATAGCACAATCAGCTTACATTAACTTACTGTTCCATGCCCGTGCAATTTATATCGCAGCCAGTACCACTGCCCATGCACAGACTGGATTATGAGCAAGATACCATCATCACAGTTAGAAAGTGAGTAGTAATACATATCGAAAACAAATTGAAGGATACCGGTGAAAGTCATTGCCGTTGCCGAGTGGCCGCCAGATAAAGACTCATTTCTAGTAGAGCATCCTACACGATATTTATTATTACCATTTCTTGCTGCATTACACACCCTTTATTGACGAAAAATTATGACAACACGTTGCAAATCGGTCTTAATCGCTTAATTTACATAACACTTTGACCGGATAGCGTCAAATACACATCACAAGGGCCGCTCCCGCCAACTGTGCCTGAGGCGAATATCATCGCGGCTGTCGGGGTGGTTGCCTAGACTCTATATAGGGATGGTGTCGGTGTATTTCAACAATAACCGGCAATAAAAAAGGGCCCCGAACGGATGGCCCTGATAAAGACGACGAACGTGCCCTGGACTATTTTTTCCTGCTGCCACCCTGGACGGCTTTAAAGCGAGGATTGGATTTACAGATAACATAGATACGGCCGCGACGGCGTACTACCTTGCAATCCTTGTGGCGGGTTTTCGCCGAACGTAACGAACTCAATACCTGCATGGCGAGGCTCTTCCCTTATGACGGATCTTTACTGAAAAACGACCAAAACGTTGGTTAAAGCGCGCCGTGCTGCCCTCTTTATCCACAATTCTCTGTTTGCCCGTGTAGTACGGATGCGATTCGGATGAGACCTCAACCGTCACGTAGGGATAGGTTTTCCCGTCCAGTTCAAGGGTGCGGTCGGTTTTTATGGTGGAGCCGATTTTGAAATAGGTATCAGCACTGGTGTCATGGAATACCACGGTGCGATAGTCCGGATGTATGGCAGGTTTCATAAATCACCTCATATGTTATGTTATATCATAACTATTATGCACGCTTTTCACCCCAAGTCAAACCGACAAAAAAAGGCCGCTTGCGCAGCCTTCGACTGCTGACAAACATGCTCAAATTCAATAAGGCGGGACAGGCTGCTAGAAGAGTAAACCGTCCGCGCCAGGGACTAAAACGCCAGGAGCGTTTTGGAACAACGCCCTGAGGCGTTGGCCCTTAGGGCGGCTGCCAGGGAGGGTAGCCGTAATCGCGCGGATCGAGCCCCCAGGGAAGGGTTCACGGCGTGTTTACGATCTAGCAGCCTGTGTCGACCGGGCAATTAGTCAACAAGTGTAAAGGCCGCTTGCGCGGCCTTGGTTAACACTTAATCATGGTAAGGATTGTCTACACCGGCCGATCAGGATGGTTTTCATTTTCGGACCGGTTGCCAAAGCGGCGGCGAACCACCACAAAGAACACCGGTACAAAGAAGATCGCCAGCAGGGTAGCGGTGATCATCCCGCCCATAACGCCGGTACCCACCGCGTTTTGCGCGCCCGAACCGGCACCGGTACTGATGGCCAGCGGCAATACGCCGAGGATAAAGGCCAGGGACGTCATCAGAATCGGGCGTAGCCGCATACGCACCGCCTCCAATGTCGCCTCCACCAATCCTTTGCCTTCTTTATCCATCAAATCCTTGGCGAATTCCACGATAAGGATAGCGTTCTTCGCCGACAGGCCGATGGTCGTCAGCAGGCCCACCTGGAAGTACACGTCGTTGGTCAGCCCGCGCAGGGAGGCGGCTATCAACGCGCCCACCACCCCAAGGGGAACCACCAGCATGACCGCGAACGGAATTGACCAGCTTTCATACAATGCCGCCAGGCAGAGGAATACCACAATCAATGAAATAGCGTACAGCGCCGGCGCCTGATTACCGGACAGGCGTTCCTGATAGGACATGCCGGTCCAGCTGTAGCTTATGCCGGCAGGCAGTTTTGCCGCTAATTGTTCCATCATCTCCATGGCTTCACCGGTACTTCTACCCGGTACCGCTTCCCCCTGTATTTCCATCGAGGGCAGGCCGTTGTAGCGTTCCAGACGCGGCGAACCGTATTGCCAATGACTGGTGGTCACCGCCGACAACGGCACCATCTGGCCATCGGAACCGCGTACGAACCAATTACCGATATCCGTCGGCAACATACGGAACGGAGCATCGCCCTGGACATAGACCTGTTTGACACGGCCGCGGTCAACGAAGTTGTTGACGTAGCTACTGCCTAGCGCCGCGCCGATGGTGGTATTCAGATCCGAGAGTGTTACTCCCAGCGCCTGCGCTTTTTCCTGATCCACGTCAAGCTTGAACTGCGGCGTATCTTCCAGTCCGTTGGGCCGGACCCCCGCCAGCAGATCCGGATGCTGGGCGACCATGCCCAACAACTGGTTGCGCGCTTCGGTCAGCTTCTCGTGGCCCAGACCGTTGTTATCGATCAATTCGAAATCGAAACCAGTGGCGTTACCCAGTTCGATGATCGCCGGCAGGTTGAACGAGAGCGCGATACCGTCCTTGATTTTGGCGAAAGCGGCATTGGCGCGGCCGAGTATGGCCGGAACCTTATTGTCGCTGCCGCCGCGCTCGCTCCAGTCCTTGAGGCTGGCAAACGCCAGGCCGTTGTTTTGTCCACGGCCGGAGAAACCAAAGCCGCTGACGGTAAATACCGAATTGACGTTGTTTTTCTCGTCGTGCATAAAGTGATAGGCAACCTGGTCGAGCACATTCTGCGTGCGCTCCTGGGTCGCCCCCACCGGCAACTGCACCATGGTCAGGAACACCCCCTGATCTTCCTCGGGCAGAAACGACGTGGGCAGACGGATAAACAGCAGGGCCATGCCCACCACTATCAACAGGTAGATAATCAGATAGCGGCCGGTACTGTTGAGGATATGGCCGATACTGTCGGTATAGTGATGGGTGCTTTGACTGAATCTTTTATTGAACCAGCCGAAGAAACCGGTATCGATGCCGTGATCGCCTTTTGCTATCGGCTTCAACAGCGTGGAGCACAGGGCCGGCGTCAGAATCATCGCCACCAGCACCGACAAGATCATGGCGGAAACGATAGTGATGGAGAACTGACGGTAGATGGCGCCGGTGGCGCCGCCGAAAAATGCCATGGGTACGAATACCGCCGACAGCACGAGTGCGATGCCCACCAGGGCGCCCTGGATTTGCGTCATGGACTTGCGGGTGGCGTCCTTGGGGCTCAGGCCCTCTTCAGCCATCACACGCTCGACGTTCTCCACCACCACGATGGCGTCGTCCACCAATAACCCGATGGCCAGCACCATCGCGAACATGGTCAGGGTATTGATGGAGTATCCGAAGGCATTCAAAATGGCAAAGGTCCCCAACAACACCACCGGCACCGCGATGGTGGGGATGAGGGTCGCGCGGAAGTTTTGCAGGAAAAGATACATCACCAGGAATACCAGGATGATCGCTTCCACCAGGGTCTTGACCACTTCCTGAATGGAGATTTTCACGAACGGCGTGGTATCGTAGGGATAGACCACCTTCAATCCGGCGGGGAAGTTCTTTTCAAGCTCTCCCAGTTCGGCTTTTACCGCCGCGGCGGTATCCAGGGCATTGGCGCCGGTGGCCAGCTGTATACCCAGACCGGAAGCCGGACGACCGTTGAATTTCGCGACAACGTTATAGTTTTGCCCGCCCAGCTCTATCTTCGCCACATCCCGCAAACGCACCTGGGAACCGTCGGGATTCACTTTCAGCAGGATGTTGCCGAATTCCTTGACGCTGGTGAGCTGGGTCTGCACGATGATGGAGGCGTTCAACTGCTGGCCCTGGATGGCCGGCATTCCACCCAACTGGCCGGCGGCGATCTGGCTATTCTGTACCGTCAGCGCATTGATGACATCCACCGGGGTCAGCTGGTAATTATTCAGTTTATTCGGGTCCATCCACACGCGCATGGCGTACAACGAACCGAACAACTGGAAATTCCCTACGCCTTGGGTTCGGCTGATGGGGTCCTGGATATGCGACCCCACATAATCCGAGATATCCTGCTGCGTCATGGTGGGGTCATCGCTGATAAACCCTGCCACCATCAAAAAGCTGGAGCTGGATTTCTGGATTCTCACCCCTTGCTGCTGTACTTCCTGCGGCAACAGCGGCATCGCCAGCTGCAGTTTGTTCTGCGTCTGCACCTGGGCGATATCCGGGTTGACGCCGGAATCGAACGTGAGGGTAATCTGCACCGTACCGGATGAGTCGCTGTTAGACGACATATACAGCAGATGGTCGATACCGTTCATGTTCTGTTCGATAACCTGGGTTACGGTATTTTGTGCCGTTGTGGCATCGGCGCCAGGATAGGTGGCGGTGATCTGGATTGCCGGCGGCGCAATGGCAGGATATTGCTCAATAGGCAGCTTTAAGATCGACAAAGCGCCCCCGAGCATAA
Encoded here:
- the tomB gene encoding Hha toxicity modulator TomB, with protein sequence MDEYSPKRHDIAQLKFLCATLYDEGIASLGDSYHGWVNDPASAINLQMNELIDHIASYMVSFKLKYHNESDLTDHVESFLDDTFTLFSSSGINNLDVQRWRTSRSRLFGTFSETELCIS
- a CDS encoding MGMT family protein, whose product is MDEPTDSFRQRVFQIIAAIPAGSITTYGEVALLAGSPRAARQVGGILSRLPEGTALPWHRVLNRHGGISLPGEGFRRQKAALEAEGIEINNQGTVSLERYRWQW
- a CDS encoding type B 50S ribosomal protein L31; the protein is MKPAIHPDYRTVVFHDTSADTYFKIGSTIKTDRTLELDGKTYPYVTVEVSSESHPYYTGKQRIVDKEGSTARFNQRFGRFSVKIRHKGRASPCRY
- the tesB gene encoding acyl-CoA thioesterase II, whose amino-acid sequence is MSHTLDQLLALMTLEKIEEGRFLGQSEDLGLKRVFGGQVVGQALFAARQTAPDGRILHSCHCYFLRPGDSNEPIMYQVTNLRDGNNFSARRVDAIQRGQTLFSMTASFQYPEEGFEHQDTMPQVASPEGLTSEQEIMARLGGNLPPLLRERLSGEQPFEVRPVLFHNPAKGRPEKPERYIWLRANGAMPADINSHQYLLGYISDFNFLPTALQPHGVGFLEPGMNIATIDHSIWFHRPFNLEDWLLYAIQSPSASGARGYVRGQFYSRDGRLIASATQEGVMRRTNEPG
- a CDS encoding efflux RND transporter permease subunit; translated protein: MAKFFIDRPIFAWVIAIIIMLGGALSILKLPIEQYPAIAPPAIQITATYPGADATTAQNTVTQVIEQNMNGIDHLLYMSSNSDSSGTVQITLTFDSGVNPDIAQVQTQNKLQLAMPLLPQEVQQQGVRIQKSSSSFLMVAGFISDDPTMTQQDISDYVGSHIQDPISRTQGVGNFQLFGSLYAMRVWMDPNKLNNYQLTPVDVINALTVQNSQIAAGQLGGMPAIQGQQLNASIIVQTQLTSVKEFGNILLKVNPDGSQVRLRDVAKIELGGQNYNVVAKFNGRPASGLGIQLATGANALDTAAAVKAELGELEKNFPAGLKVVYPYDTTPFVKISIQEVVKTLVEAIILVFLVMYLFLQNFRATLIPTIAVPVVLLGTFAILNAFGYSINTLTMFAMVLAIGLLVDDAIVVVENVERVMAEEGLSPKDATRKSMTQIQGALVGIALVLSAVFVPMAFFGGATGAIYRQFSITIVSAMILSVLVAMILTPALCSTLLKPIAKGDHGIDTGFFGWFNKRFSQSTHHYTDSIGHILNSTGRYLIIYLLIVVGMALLFIRLPTSFLPEEDQGVFLTMVQLPVGATQERTQNVLDQVAYHFMHDEKNNVNSVFTVSGFGFSGRGQNNGLAFASLKDWSERGGSDNKVPAILGRANAAFAKIKDGIALSFNLPAIIELGNATGFDFELIDNNGLGHEKLTEARNQLLGMVAQHPDLLAGVRPNGLEDTPQFKLDVDQEKAQALGVTLSDLNTTIGAALGSSYVNNFVDRGRVKQVYVQGDAPFRMLPTDIGNWFVRGSDGQMVPLSAVTTSHWQYGSPRLERYNGLPSMEIQGEAVPGRSTGEAMEMMEQLAAKLPAGISYSWTGMSYQERLSGNQAPALYAISLIVVFLCLAALYESWSIPFAVMLVVPLGVVGALIAASLRGLTNDVYFQVGLLTTIGLSAKNAILIVEFAKDLMDKEGKGLVEATLEAVRMRLRPILMTSLAFILGVLPLAISTGAGSGAQNAVGTGVMGGMITATLLAIFFVPVFFVVVRRRFGNRSENENHPDRPV
- the ykgO gene encoding type B 50S ribosomal protein L36, yielding MQVLSSLRSAKTRHKDCKVVRRRGRIYVICKSNPRFKAVQGGSRKK
- the amtB gene encoding ammonium transporter AmtB is translated as MKKLVSLTGLGAVALLPTWAMAATPVVDKADNAFMMISTALVLFMTLPGIALFYGGLIRAKNVLSMLTQVAVTFAMVCVLWMLYGYSLAFSEGNPFFGGFTWAMLKNIETTALMGTFYQLVHVAFQCSFACITVGLIVGALAERIRFSAVLIFVVIWLTFSYVPMAHMVWAGGYLASMGALDFAGGTVVHINAASAGLIGAYMLGKRAGFGKESFKPHNLPMVFTGTAILYVGWFGFNAGSASAANEIAGLAFINTVMATAGAILSWVFVEWMIRGKPSLLGACSGCIAGLVAITPAAGFVGVGGALVIGLVGGVAGLWGVVALKKWLRVDDVCDVFGVHGVCGICGCLLTGVFTSASLGGVGYAQGVTMGHQLWVQLYSVIVCLIWSGVVAFVGFKIADIAVGLRVSEEQEREGLDVNSHGESAYNE
- the hha gene encoding hemolysin expression modulator Hha, with the translated sequence MRLRKCRTLETLERVIEKNKYELSDDELEIFNSAADHRLAELTMDKLYDKVPVSVWKYVR
- a CDS encoding YbaY family lipoprotein; translated protein: MKLWQTIGGVVLLAALGGCTHGNREHQVATPAFKTPGTAEGADAIRQPAVTGTVWIRQRLALPPDAVLTVTLSDASLSDVPSTVISQRVIRTEGKQAPFSFVLPYNPTEIQPNARILLSAAITVNGRVALMTEQVKPVINNGGTKQDLVLVPATSIPLASRPIVPSTVPATSPTQVTPSSSIPAPNQL